DNA sequence from the Actinacidiphila yeochonensis CN732 genome:
GCTCTACGCCGAGAACAAGGCCGTCATCGGCGCCAACCCGTCCGTCATCACCCCGGGCGAGATCCTGACGCTGCGCGCCCCGGCGCACGCCGCGAAGGCCCCGGCTCAGAAGGCCGCCAAGCCGGCCGCCAGGACCACCGCCATCCACGCCGCCAAGACCGCCGCCACCACCCCGGTCAACACCGGCTGGATGAAGCCGGTCGGCGACGCCGCCATCGGCACCGGCTACAAGGCGTCCGGCTCGCTGTGGTCCAGCGGCTCCCACACCGGCGTCGACTTCCTGGTAAACAGCGGCACCCCGGTCCACGCGGTCGCCGCCGGCACCGTGGTCTCGGCCGGCGCCGACGGCGCCTACGGCAACGACGTGATCCTCAAGCACGCCGACGGCAGGTACACCCTGTACGGCCACCTGACCACGCCGCTGGTGTCCGCCGGCCAGACCGTCACCGAGGGCCAGGAGATCGGCATCTCCGGCGCCACCGGCAACGTCACCGGCCCGCACCTGCACTTCGAGGTGCGCACCACGCCGTACTACGGCTCCGACATCGACCCGGTCGCCTACATGGCCGGCCACGGCGTCACCATCTGAGGCCGGCTGAAGGAGTCTGACCCCGCCCGGCGCCACCTGACGCCGGAACGTGCCCGCCCGGTCCCCGCGACCGGGCGGGCACCGGCGCGTCCGGCCCCGGGAGGCGGCTCGGGAGGCGGCTCAGGCGGCCGCTGACGCGGCGCCCGGGACGGTCGCGAGGGCGTGGCGGACGAACGCCGCGTTGTCCGGGGTCTGCCGCAGCCGCTCCAGGAGGGTTTCGAGGCCGGTGTGCGGGTCCCGTCCGGCCAGCGCGCGGCGCAGGCCGTACTGGACGGCCGACTCCGCGGGGGAGAGCAGCAGCTCGTCGCGGCGGGTGCCGGAGGAGGCCAGGTCGAGGGCGGGGTGCACGTGGCGCTGTGCGAGGGTGCGGTCGAGCCGCAGCTCCATGTTGCCGGTGCTCTTCAGCTCCTCGAAGTAGAAGTCGTCGGCGCGCGATCCGGTCTCGACCAGCGCGGTGGCCAGGATGGTCAGCGAGCCGCCCTCCTCGGCCCGGCGGGCGGCCCCGAAGAGCCGCTTGGGGCCGAGCAGCGCCGCCGCGTCCACCCCGCCGGACAGGGTGCGCCCGGAACTCGGGGCGCCGGTGTTGTGGGCCCGGCACAGCCGGGTCAGCGAGTCGAGCAGCACCACCACGTCGCGGCCCTGCTCGACCATCCGCTTGGCGCGTTCGACGGCGAGTTCGGCGAGCGCGATGTGGCGGCGGGCGGGCTCGTCGAAGGTGGAGGCCAGGACCTCGCCGCCGTGCGCCCCGACCCGGGCGCGCATGTCGGTGACCTCTTCGGGCCGTTCGTCCACCAGCAGCACCATCAGGTGGCTCTCGGGGTGGTTGGCGGCGACGGCCGCCGCGAGGGTCTGGAGCAGCACGGTCTTGCCGGCCTTGGGCGGGGCGGCGATCAGGCCGCGCTGCCCCTTGCCGATCGGCGCCATCAGGTCCACCAGCCGACCGGTCACGGCAGCCGGGCCGCGCAGCAGCGGACTCTCCAGGCGCAGCCGTTCGCCGGGGTGAACCGGCGTCAGGTCGGCGAAGCGCGGGCGGGAACGGTCGGGTGGCAGCCCGTTGACGGTGCGGACCTCGGCGAGGGCGCCGGGTCGAGACAGGGTGCCGTCGACGAGGTCGCCGGCGCGCAGGCCGTGCCGGTCGATCAGGGCCCGGGGACGGCCGGGTCGTCCGGCGCGGGGCGCAGGTCCGGGCGGCGCAGCCGGCCGGGGCCGTCGCGCCCGAGGTCGAGCACGCCGGCCGTCCGCTGCGGGACGGCCGGTGCGGCCACCGGGCGTTCGAGGGTTTCGGTCATGGGGTTCGTCCTTTCCGGACGGGAAGAGTGTGCGGGGCGGCCGGGTGCGGCCGGCGGCCCGCGGAGGGAGGAGAAGCGCGGGAGGGGGGAAGCGGCAGGGCGCGGCGGGTGCGGAGGGATCACGCGGGCCGCGGGCCGGGCGGCGGCCCCGGAGGGTTGCCGCGGCGCGGACTCACGGCCGGAGCCGAGCCGCCGTGGCGGACCGGACCCGGGCGTACGCGAAGCGCGGCACACCGGTGCGGGAACGGGCTTCCTCGGAGAAACACAGAGGCGAGGCCATCCGGGACGACGCGCAGAAAGCGGTGGGATGGCGGCGATGTTCGGGCCCTGAAGAAAGGGAAACCCTACGTCTCCGAGAGGAGCATAGCACGCCATGTGTGCGCGCCTCAAGCCCCTCCGGGCCGGCGCCGGTGCCGGGCCCCGCGCCGGGCCCCGCGCCCCACCCCGTCCCGGGACCCCTCTCAGCCCCGCCGTACCCGCCGCGTACCGCCGTACCCGACGTACCAGCCGATCCCGGCCCGGGGGGCGGGGCCGTTCAGCCCGGCGCGCGGTCAGTCGACCTCGATGCCGTGCTCCTGCACCAGCTCGACGAGGCCGCCCTCGCCCTCGTAGCCCTTGCCGCCGGGCACGAAGTCCCAGTCGCCGCCGGCGCGTCGCCGGAAGGAGCCCAGTACCAGCGCGGTCTCGCCCGGGCGACCGTCGGAGACCGCCAGCCGGCCGGCCTCCGCGCCACTGGGGTCGGTCAGCCGGACGGCCGCGCCGGTGAAGCCCGTCAGGTCGGCGGCCGGGTCGACCTCCGGGTCGATCGCCGCGACCAGCACCACCCGGTCCGCCGCGGCGGGCAGCCGGTCGAAGTCCACCCACACCGCGGCCCGGTCGCCGCCCGTGCCGGGCATCATCCGCACGGTGCCGTCCGGGGTGCGCGGGTTGTTGTAGAAGACGAACCAGTCGTCGCCGAGCGCCCGGGTGCCGGCGCACACCAGCGCGCACACGTCCAGCGCCACCGCCCCCTCCCAGCGCAGGCCCAGCACGCTGGCGTCCGGCTCGTCGTCCACCCCGGGCCCGGAGTCCGGGCCGCCGTCCGGCTCGGCGCCGGACGGCGACGACGCTGCGGCCGCGCCCGGCGCCGGGCCCAACCGCCCGGCCAGGCCGTGCTCGTGGAGCATCTTCACGAGGTCGGTGCCGGACACCAGGGTCAGCGGCTTGCCGCCCGCGAAGGCGTGGGAGGTCGGCCCGAAGCCCGACGTGGTGATCAGCACGCCCTTGATCGCGCCCTGGTCCTGCACGGTGCCGTAGAGGTCCCGCACCGCGCTCGGCGAGACCGTGTTGCGGTACCGCTTGACCTGCACCACGATCCGCCCGCCGCGGATCGGGTCCGAGTCCAGCGCGTCGACGTCCACCCCGCCGTCGCCCGAGCGCACGGTGGTGACCGCGTGCATGCCCATCGCCCGGAACAGCTCGGCGACCAGCTCCTCGAACTCCAGCGGGTCCATGGCCAGCAGGTCCGGCTCCTCGCCGCCGCCGTGGGCCGCGACCGTCCGGCCCGCGCCGCCCGGCACCCGCAGCGGCTCCACCGCCGCCCGCCGGTCCGGCCGCGCGGACAGCTGCCCGCCGAGCCCGTCCACCAGGCAGTCCACCGCGTTGACCTGCGCCAGGTTGACGGCCTCGAAGGCCGTCCGGGAGGCCGCCACCGTGGCCAGGAACTCCGGGACGCGGTGCCCGGTGGCCGGATCGGTGTCGTCCACGAAGCCGTTGAGCGCCACCGACTCCAGCAGCCCGAACGGATCGGCGGCGAAGACCTGGTGCAGCACCAGCAGCATCACCTGCGCCAGCAGGTCCCGGTAGGCCGCCCGCCGCTCGGTGACCGGACGGGCCGTCTCCTTGTCCCGGTCGGCACCCGGCA
Encoded proteins:
- a CDS encoding M23 family metallopeptidase, with product MPANGRNRKPRRLTRLYATAGVGTAAVVLPLLVGTAAHAATPAHTAAPAHSKPATYRVVKGDTLASIARAHHIKGGWKKLYAENKAVIGANPSVITPGEILTLRAPAHAAKAPAQKAAKPAARTTAIHAAKTAATTPVNTGWMKPVGDAAIGTGYKASGSLWSSGSHTGVDFLVNSGTPVHAVAAGTVVSAGADGAYGNDVILKHADGRYTLYGHLTTPLVSAGQTVTEGQEIGISGATGNVTGPHLHFEVRTTPYYGSDIDPVAYMAGHGVTI
- a CDS encoding restriction endonuclease, whose protein sequence is MSRHQSGLVSTWAEIQRQQQRQAEAQRRARLQQQRTAERQQLAAERALARSRREQQAAYRERREQEARRRTEALARHSAELAGLLRAGCAAPAFSPASLELPERVEPFAPGPLAVPVPMPREEAYPARRAGWGLGGGREQRAAREAYDRDLGTARAAEAERQARLADYRGRYERWAEQRLAEIRRHNAGVRESLARVRRGEPEAVEEYLTAALYASPAFPEVLPRQLAATYEGPERRLVLNWELPAFSVVPQTALVRYLPGADRDKETARPVTERRAAYRDLLAQVMLLVLHQVFAADPFGLLESVALNGFVDDTDPATGHRVPEFLATVAASRTAFEAVNLAQVNAVDCLVDGLGGQLSARPDRRAAVEPLRVPGGAGRTVAAHGGGEEPDLLAMDPLEFEELVAELFRAMGMHAVTTVRSGDGGVDVDALDSDPIRGGRIVVQVKRYRNTVSPSAVRDLYGTVQDQGAIKGVLITTSGFGPTSHAFAGGKPLTLVSGTDLVKMLHEHGLAGRLGPAPGAAAASSPSGAEPDGGPDSGPGVDDEPDASVLGLRWEGAVALDVCALVCAGTRALGDDWFVFYNNPRTPDGTVRMMPGTGGDRAAVWVDFDRLPAAADRVVLVAAIDPEVDPAADLTGFTGAAVRLTDPSGAEAGRLAVSDGRPGETALVLGSFRRRAGGDWDFVPGGKGYEGEGGLVELVQEHGIEVD